A genomic window from Lentibacter algarum includes:
- a CDS encoding PQQ-binding-like beta-propeller repeat protein, with the protein MKKRLPNLGSIACCAGVLSFLMLSACEEPETILAGKREPLRAEEASNIVVNAGLTENRSEPVLLSQAQSNSNWLQRHNSPHTRIDHPAFGGALEPIWNVNIGSGNSRFGRIVSEPVVLDGKVFTLDSEARVSATSTSGAALWNVSLVPERDSGRDATGGGLAAANGVVYAASGFGVVSALDAKTGQELWVQKLQASATGSPTVRDGIVYLVAGDSTAWALNAESGRILWQLGSSADKNNILGGPAPAVSDSLVVFSFGSNELQAAFKQGGLRVWDSVISGQRRGFTRSRITDITGDPVISGNLVFAGTQSGRMVALDLASGERLWTAEEGPMSPVWVNGNDVFLVSDGNELVRLSAKTGERIWGVKLPFFVKDRPKRQATLFAHYGPVLAGGRLYVASSDGLIRAFDPTNGALLQTGEIPGGASTSPVFAGGVMFVVSGKGQLFAFR; encoded by the coding sequence ATGAAAAAACGTCTGCCAAATCTGGGTTCGATTGCGTGTTGCGCGGGTGTTCTGTCATTTTTAATGCTGAGTGCCTGTGAGGAGCCAGAAACAATACTGGCCGGCAAGCGTGAGCCACTGCGGGCAGAAGAAGCAAGCAACATAGTGGTGAATGCGGGTTTGACTGAAAACCGCTCTGAGCCCGTTTTGCTGAGCCAAGCGCAGAGCAACTCGAACTGGCTTCAACGTCATAACAGTCCGCACACCCGTATCGATCATCCCGCATTTGGCGGCGCGTTGGAGCCGATCTGGAATGTGAATATTGGCTCAGGTAACAGCCGTTTCGGTCGGATCGTGTCAGAGCCAGTTGTTCTAGATGGGAAAGTATTCACTCTTGATTCAGAGGCGCGCGTTTCGGCCACCTCGACATCTGGGGCCGCGCTCTGGAACGTCAGCCTTGTACCAGAGCGTGATAGCGGTCGCGATGCGACAGGAGGTGGTTTAGCAGCCGCCAACGGTGTTGTTTATGCTGCGTCAGGGTTTGGTGTTGTTTCGGCGCTTGACGCCAAAACGGGACAAGAACTCTGGGTCCAAAAACTGCAAGCATCAGCGACAGGCTCGCCTACTGTGCGTGATGGCATCGTTTATCTTGTCGCCGGCGATTCAACGGCTTGGGCACTGAATGCTGAAAGCGGCCGTATTCTTTGGCAACTTGGGTCCTCAGCTGACAAAAACAATATCCTTGGTGGACCTGCTCCGGCGGTTTCTGACAGCTTGGTGGTTTTTTCGTTTGGATCAAACGAGTTGCAAGCAGCCTTCAAGCAGGGCGGTCTGCGTGTGTGGGACTCGGTTATTTCGGGTCAGCGGCGCGGTTTTACGCGCAGTCGGATCACGGACATCACGGGTGACCCAGTTATCTCAGGTAACCTTGTTTTTGCGGGGACACAATCGGGGCGGATGGTTGCACTGGATCTGGCTAGTGGTGAACGGCTCTGGACAGCTGAAGAGGGCCCGATGAGCCCGGTTTGGGTTAATGGAAATGATGTTTTCCTTGTGTCAGACGGCAACGAACTTGTTCGTCTTAGCGCTAAAACAGGCGAGCGGATTTGGGGCGTTAAACTGCCGTTCTTTGTGAAAGACCGACCAAAGCGGCAGGCGACACTCTTTGCGCACTACGGGCCAGTTCTGGCAGGTGGGCGGCTGTATGTTGCTTCTAGCGATGGTTTGATCAGAGCCTTTGATCCGACAAATGGAGCTCTCTTGCAAACAGGAGAAATTCCGGGTGGTGCGTCGACGAGCCCCGTATTCGCGGGAGGGGTCATGTTTGTCGTGAGCGGTAAAGGGCAACTTTTCGCTTTCCGTTGA
- a CDS encoding efflux RND transporter periplasmic adaptor subunit — protein MRLVPFLTAILVTVFLFFLVVQRDTLMSFATGTDKAVTTETVSTASNENTKILRRVGVIAIKSHAQEIDSAVILRGQTEAARQVDVRSETSGLVVSPPLRKGAFVNEGQILCQLDTGTRGSILAEAEARLAEARARIPETEAQIPRAQAQLEQAKAQLEEALINDNAARKLSKGGFASDSRVAATAAAVRGAEAAVKSAEAALKTSQSGMLGVQAAIESAQAGVDASKKEISRLEIRAPFQGLLESDTAELGSLIQPGGACATVIQLDPIKLVGFVPEAQVDRVKVGALAGGRLTTGQNVTGAVSFLGRSADQLTRTFRVEIEVPNPDLAIRDGQTAEIIIGAEGRTAHLVPQSALTLDDTGLLGVRLVDSSMQAKFQTVTLLRDDIRGVWLAGLPDEADIIIIGQEYVVDGVLVAPEYQDVAQ, from the coding sequence ATGCGGTTAGTCCCATTCCTGACAGCGATATTGGTAACGGTTTTTCTATTTTTCCTTGTCGTCCAGCGAGACACGTTGATGAGCTTCGCAACAGGGACTGACAAGGCAGTCACGACTGAAACCGTTTCGACAGCCTCTAATGAGAACACCAAAATTTTACGAAGAGTTGGCGTGATTGCAATCAAATCGCACGCTCAGGAAATTGACAGCGCGGTCATCCTGCGCGGCCAAACGGAGGCTGCACGTCAGGTAGATGTGCGATCAGAAACCTCTGGATTGGTTGTTTCCCCCCCCTTGCGCAAAGGCGCCTTTGTAAATGAGGGGCAAATCCTTTGTCAGCTGGATACGGGAACACGGGGATCAATTCTTGCAGAAGCCGAGGCACGGCTGGCTGAAGCCCGCGCGCGGATTCCAGAAACTGAAGCTCAAATTCCTCGTGCACAGGCGCAATTGGAGCAAGCCAAAGCTCAGCTAGAAGAAGCACTTATCAATGACAATGCTGCGCGCAAGCTTTCGAAAGGTGGATTTGCGTCAGACTCGCGCGTCGCCGCAACAGCTGCTGCAGTGCGCGGCGCAGAAGCTGCAGTCAAATCAGCTGAAGCCGCACTTAAAACTTCACAATCTGGAATGTTAGGTGTTCAAGCAGCGATTGAATCTGCCCAAGCAGGCGTGGATGCTTCCAAAAAAGAAATTTCGCGCCTCGAAATCAGAGCGCCGTTTCAAGGGCTATTGGAGAGCGACACAGCCGAGCTAGGGTCTCTCATTCAGCCGGGCGGGGCGTGCGCCACTGTGATACAGCTCGATCCAATCAAACTCGTCGGCTTTGTCCCTGAAGCCCAAGTGGATCGTGTCAAAGTTGGCGCACTCGCCGGCGGCCGCCTCACAACAGGACAAAACGTGACAGGGGCCGTGAGTTTTCTTGGCCGAAGCGCAGATCAACTCACACGAACCTTCCGAGTCGAGATTGAAGTGCCAAACCCCGACCTCGCCATTCGCGACGGTCAAACAGCTGAAATAATTATCGGCGCAGAAGGCCGAACGGCACATTTAGTTCCACAATCCGCCCTGACTCTAGATGATACAGGACTGCTTGGTGTTCGACTTGTCGATAGTTCGATGCAAGCCAAGTTCCAAACCGTGACACTATTGCGCGACGATATAAGAGGTGTTTGGCTTGCTGGCCTACCTGATGAAGCCGACATAATTATCATCGGCCAAGAATATGTCGTGGACGGTGTGCTTGTCGCGCCCGAGTATCAGGATGTTGCCCAATGA
- a CDS encoding tetratricopeptide repeat protein, with protein MSDTDSFIEEVTEEVRRDRLFAWMKRYGWMVICAVIIVVGGAGFIEYRKAQATAQYQAFGDGILAALDNNEAAERATALASIQGSDVGGRAVLALLTSKEQFDAGSQKEAQETLQLLANDGDVPLVYRQVASFKLLALQENQLSLAERKTGYEALIGGNPQLEVLVEEQLALIEIEQGNTEEAIAALGSIVQDSEATPGLRRRATQLIVALGGDVPEVATAQEQSE; from the coding sequence GTGAGCGATACTGACAGTTTTATTGAAGAAGTCACCGAAGAGGTGCGTCGTGATAGGCTTTTTGCTTGGATGAAGCGCTATGGCTGGATGGTGATTTGCGCTGTGATTATTGTTGTCGGGGGGGCTGGCTTTATCGAATATCGAAAAGCTCAAGCCACGGCGCAATATCAAGCCTTTGGTGACGGTATACTCGCTGCCTTGGACAATAATGAGGCTGCCGAACGGGCCACGGCGCTTGCCTCTATTCAAGGTAGTGATGTGGGCGGGCGCGCTGTTCTCGCCTTGCTGACGTCGAAAGAACAGTTTGATGCTGGAAGCCAAAAAGAGGCTCAAGAAACGCTTCAGTTGCTTGCTAACGACGGAGATGTGCCACTCGTCTATCGTCAGGTGGCGAGTTTTAAGCTCCTTGCATTGCAAGAAAATCAACTGAGTTTGGCCGAACGCAAAACAGGCTACGAGGCTTTGATTGGTGGAAATCCACAGCTAGAGGTACTCGTGGAAGAGCAACTGGCTTTGATTGAGATCGAGCAAGGCAACACAGAAGAAGCGATTGCGGCACTGGGCAGCATCGTACAAGATAGCGAAGCAACGCCTGGGCTGCGCCGCCGTGCGACACAGCTGATTGTTGCTCTTGGCGGTGATGTGCCTGAAGTGGCGACAGCCCAAGAGCAAAGCGAGTAG